The Atlantibacter hermannii genomic interval AGCGGCAATGCCGCTGCGCAAGGGAGAGTTACAGACTGTGCTCGGTACGCGCGATAATATCGTCCTGCGCGTCTGGCGACAGGGCGGTAAAAAACGCCGAATATCCCGCGACGCGTACAACCAGATCACGATACTGATCGGGATGTTTCTTCGCTTCCAGCAACGTTTCCCGCGACACAATGTTGTACTGAATATGCCAGCCCTTATGGACCTCAAAGAAGGTTCTCAGCATCATCATCAGCTTCACGCGGTCGCTGCCGTTTTCAAGCGTCGACGGGTTCAGTTTCTGGTTCAGCAGCACTCCCCCAGAATCGATCCGGTCGGTAATTTACCAACAGAACTGATCACTGCCGTTGGTCCCAGGTGGTCAGTACCGGAAGAGGGGCTGGCGCCTTCCGCCAATGGCGTATGGGCCTTACGACCGTCCGGCGTCGCCATTGTCGCCGCGCCAAACGGCACGTTAGCGGAAATGGACGATGTCCCGGCGTAGTAATTACCGCCAATGGGGCCTCTGCCGTAACGCGGGTTATGGTAATGCTTAATTTCATCGATGTAAGTCTGATACGCCCGCGCCAACAACTCGTCCACGCTATCATCATCGTTGCCGTATTTCGGCGCGTTATTGATCAGGCGCTGACGCAACTGTTCATGGGTAAGGCCTTCGAAATCTTCCGCCAATGCCTGGGCCAACTGTTGTTGACCGATAACGCCCTGATCGAAGACCAGTTTTTTCACCGCCGCCAGGCTGTTGCCAAGGTTAGCGATGCCCACCTGCAAACCGGAGACCCAGTCGTATTTCGCCCCGCCCTGCTTGATGCTTTTCGCCCGCTCGATGCAGTCATCCACCAACGCCGAGCAGAGAATATCGTGAACGTTTTCCTCCAGCATGGTATCGACTACGTACTCAATCTCAATGGATTTACGGGTGTAATAGCGAATCTGACGGTCCCAGGCTGCTAACACCTCATCAAACTTGGTGAAGTTACCCTTCGACAGCGCCTGTTCCTGCGGCAGGAAGATCTTGCCGCTGGTGGCATCTTTGCCCCCTTCCAGCGCCGCCAGCATAACGCGCGCGAAGTTGATAAAGCTCATGCCGGTACAGCGATAGCCCCATTTGCCGCCCACGGCAGTTTCGATACAGCCAATCGCAGCATACTGATACGCGTCTTCCGGCTCTACGCCAAGTTTGATGAATTCCGGGATCACGATTTCATCGTTGTTGAAGGCAGGCATACCAAAGCCGCAACGAATAACCTGTACGCAAGCGTCAAGGAAATCATCGCTGATCCCGGCGTGATAACGCACGCTGAGGTTTGGCTGCGTGGAGCGCAGGCGTCCGCACGACTCCAGGATCGCGTAAGAGAGCGGGTTCACCGCATCTGTTGCCACGCCATTCACCAGGTTCTGGCCGCCGATAGTGACGTTCTGATACAGCGGGCTGCCCGCAGACGCTTTGGAGTGTGAACCAGAGCGGATTTTGTTGACTTCCAGCAGTTTCAGCCAGCAGCTGTGCAGCATCTCTATGGCTTGCTCGCGGGTCAACGACTGCTCCAGTTCCACATCGCGGCGATACCATGGGTAAAGATACTGATCCATACGGCCAAACGATACGGAGTGACCATTCGACTCAATCTGCAGAATTAACTGGATGAAATAACACAGCTGCAACGCCTGCCAGAACGTCTTCGGCGGTTCATGAGCAATGACTTCACAGTTCTCAGCGATGGCGAGCAATTCGGTTTTACGCGTTTCACGGGTTTCCTGCTGCGCCATTTGCCGGGCCAGCGCCGCAAAGCGCTGAATATGTAAACTTACCGCTTCCAGCGTAATATCAATGGCTTTCAGGAATTGCTCACCGTGTAAATCTTCCAGCACGGTGAGGTTAATACGAGAACGACGCTCGGCCACCTTCGCGCGTAATCCGTCCATACCCAGTTCAAGCAATAACGGGAAATTCACCGCCAGGTGCGCATCACCAGAAGTCATGTTGCCTTCCGCTTTGATGATGCCGGTTTCCAGCAACGCTTTTTGTTCACTGGTAAACATGCCGTAGCAACGGTCCTGCACCGTTTGTCCGCGCCACCACGGGCAAATTTCATGCAGTACGCGCTTGTTATCTTCGCTGACCGCGAAACCCGCGCCGGGACGATCGGCAAGATCGTCGATCTCTTTTTCGATCCATGAAACGGTGTACTCGGGGAATATCGGCGCGGCGCGCACTTCGCTCGCCTGGTTACCGACAATCAGTTCATCGTGTTTAATCCAGATGGTCCGCTCCGCCAGATGATGCGCCAGCGCCAGCGCACGGCGAACCGGAATTGGTTTATCCATATTCTGCTGATAAACCTCGGTGTAGTGCTGCGCTCGCTCGGTACAGACCGGCGGCTTAACAATATGCACCAGGGCATTTTTATGCGCCTTAATACGGTCGCTCAGAACATCGAGTTTCAGGGTGGTCATAACGTTATCCTCTCAACGTAGCCGTCAGGCCCTTTTCGCGGGCGCAAGACTGGGCAAAATCAAGCAAATCCGGCGCATCAAGCGGTTTATCCGGTGCCAGGTAGGGTTGGTTTAACAGGTGGTATTTGTTGATACCCAGGGTGTGATAGGGCAAAAAATGAATCTCGTTGACCCTGAGCGTTTCGGCGGCGAAAGTAGTGATCGCTTCAATAGACGCTTCATCCGCGTTAAAACCCGGGATAAGCGGGACGCGAATAATCATCCGCTTTCCTGCGGCCGCCACGTTCTCCAGATTTTTCATCACGCGCCGGGCAGAGCCGTCGGTCCATTTTTTAAAGGCGGCGTCGTCTACGTGCTTAAGATCCGCAAGAAACAGGTCGGTATAAGGCAGTGAGGGCTCAATGTAATGCCAGGGCACATGAAGACAGGTTTCAACGGCGGTGTGGATCCCATGCTCATGGCTGGCTTTCAGCAGGGCCAGCGCCATATCAGGGTTCATAAAAGGTTCGCCGCCAGACAACGTCACGCCGCCGCCGCTGCGATCGTAAAAGGGTTTATCACGCAGGACAGTCGCCATAATCTGATCAACGCTTTTTTTCTTCTCCACACACAGTAAGCGCCTGCGTCGGGCAACAATCCTGTAAGCGGTCAAGATGAGCAGGTTCAAGTTTTTCGCGGTGAATGATCACCCCGGAAAGATGACGCTGAATAACGTCTGGCAATGCCTGCTGACACAGCTCACATCCTTCCAGGCACAGACGGGAATCAAAGAGTACGTCGCGATCGCGCGAGCGGCTTTCAGGATTTTGGCACCAGCGGCATCCCAGGGAGCAACCTTTAAGAAACACCACGGTGCGAATACCGGGACCATCGTGGGTTGAATAGCGCTGGATATTGAAAATCATAAAATTCACCGTTTAACTTGCGTATGAAAATTAAATGACTTTCGAAAGAAAGTAACATTGACTTCGATCAAAGGAATGACGTGCGGTGTGCTTATACTGGCATCATTCTCCACATTTCACTTTTGAGGACTCTACGATGGAGCTTTATTTGGATACCGCCGATGTCGCGGCAGTGGCGCGCCTGGCGCGGATCTTCCCTTTAGCGGGCGTAACGACAAATCCCAGCATTGTCGCCAGCGGCAAAAAACCGCTCAGCGTAGTGTTACCGGAATTGCAGGAAGCCCTTGGCAGTAAAGGACGTCTCTTCGCTCAGGTGATGGCGACTCAGGCGGAGAAAATGGTGGATGAAGCGCTGGCGCTGCGGGAAATCATTCCTGACCTGGTGGTAAAGGTACCGGTCACGCCGGAAGGCCTGGCCGCCATCAAGATGCTGAAAACGAAAGGCGTACCGACGCTGGGTACCGCGGTATATGGCGCTGCACAGGGTTTATTGAGCGCGCTGGCGGGGGCAGACTATGTCGCGCCTTACGTGAATCGCGTTGACGCGCAAGGCGGAGACGGCATTAAAACCGTTACGGAACTGCAGCAGTTGCTTACCCTGCATGCGCCAGGTTCAAAAGTGCTGGCGGCCAGCTTCAAAACGCCGCGTCAGGCGTTGGATTGCCTGCTGGCGGGTTGTGAAGCCATAACGCTGCCGCTGGATGTGGCAGAACAATTTATCAGTGCGCCTGCGGTTACCGCAGCGGTTGCGAAGTTCGAACAGGACTGGCAAAACGCTTTCGGCTCACTCTCTTTGAAATAAACAATCAGGCCGCTAAACGCGGCCTGATTGTTAACGTGTCAATTTGCTTTGTATCAGCCATTCCAGCATATCGCTTTTCTGTTGAGGCGTGATAAAGCCAAACCAGCGATGGCATACGGCGGATGTAGCGGTAAAGTAGTTGAGATAAAAGTTTTTCATGGCGACCTCCTCGTAACGTGTACAAAGTGTCGCCTGAAAAGCGGAAACGTTAAATTGACGAGATTTCGCGCTTCCATCCCCTTTTAAACGGTAACTCGCAAAGGACACAGCCAAAAGCGCGATTATGCGTTAGAAAATGGGGATATTACGATTAAACCACAAAAATAAAACATCCCCTTTTATTTACAGCTTAATAAAATGCTCGCGGTAATAAGCCAGTTCTGCAACCGATTCACGGATATCATCCAGCGCCTGGTGCGATCCTTCTTTCTTCAGGCCCACTAAAATTTCAGGCTTCCAGCGGCGCGCCAACTCTTTCAGGGTGCTCACATCCAGATAACGATAGTGGAAATACGCTTCCAGCTCAGGCATGTACTTGAACAGGAAACGGCGATCCTGCCCGATGCTGTTGCCGCAAATGGGGGAGGTATTCGCCGGCACCCACTGTTTTAAAAATTCAAGTGTGGCCAGCTCTGCAGCGCGATCGTCCTGGGTACTCGCTTTAACGCGATCGACCAGGCCGCTGCCGGTATGGGTCCGCACGTTCCAGTCATCCATTAGCGCCAGCTGTTCATCTGACTGGTGCACCGCGATAACCGGCCCCTCCGCCAGGATATTCAGGTTCGCGTCGGTAACCAGAGTGGCGATTTCGATAATGCGGTCGCGCTCTGGATCCAGCCCCGTCATTTCCAGATCGATCCAAATCAGATTATTTTCATTTCCACTCATGCTATTTTCCACCCTTCTGCGTCGCCCACGGTGACGATCGGTTAATTCATATAAAATTAGTGTGTATCATAGAGGTTTTGCCCATTCCGGGCGACCAGGAGCCAGCACGATTGAGCAAAAATAAACTCTCCAAAGGGCAACAACGCCGCGTAAAAGCGAATCACCAGCGTCGATTAGAGACGACGGAGAAGCCGGATTACGACGATAACCTGTTTGGCGAGCCGGGCGAAGGCGTGGTGATCAGCCGTTTTGGTATGCATGCCGATGTCGAGGCTGCAGACGGTTCTGTGCACCGCTGTAACATTCGCCGCACTATTCGTTCGCTGGTCACCGGCGACCGCGTTGTCTGGCGCCCCGGCAAAGGCGCGGCAGAAGGCGTGGCGACGAAAGGCATTGTCGAAGCGGTACATGAGCGGACTTCGGTGCTCACACGGCCCGATTTTTATGATGGCGTAAAGCCCATCGCCGCGAATATCAACCAGATTGTGATTGTTTCCGCGATCCTGCCGGAATTGTCACTGAACATTATCGATCGCTATCTGGTCGCCTGCGAAGCCTTAAACGTCGAGCCATTGATTGTACTGAATAAAATCGACCTGCTGGACCAGGAAGCCATGGCTTTCGTCAATGAGCAGATGGATATCTATCGCCAGATTGGCTATCCGGTGCTGATGGTGTCCAGCCACCAGAAAAATGGTTTACGGGAACTGGAAGCCGCGCTCACCGATCGCATCAGTATTTTCGCCGGTCAGTCAGGGGTAGGAAAATCCAGTTTGCTGAATGCCCTGCTGGGTTTAACGGACGACAGCATCTTAACTAACGACGTCTCCGATGTTTCAGGGCTGGGCCAACACACCACGACGGCGGCGCGGCTTTATCACTTCCCGCACGGCGGGGATGTGATTGATTCGCCGGGGGTCCGCGAATTTGGGCTATGGCACCTTGAACCGGAACAAATCACCCAGGGGTTTGTCGAATTCCAGGATTATCTGGGTCATTGCAAATACCGTGACTGCAAACATGATACTGACCCGGGCTGCGCGATTCGCGAAGCTGTTGAACAGGGTAAAATCGCCGAAAGCCGTTTCGATAACTACCACCGCATCCTGGAAAGCATGTCTCAGGTAAAAACGCGTAAAAGCTTTTCTGATAAAGATGACTGACATTTAGGCTGAGGCCGGTTACTGAAAGTTGCCGCCAGAGATGCCGCTTGAATGATACGGTGTGGCGTCGCTAGAATCGTCAACCCTTTGGGGGTAGCCTGCTCTTTCGCGAGCAGGCCAGGAACAGCAAAAAAACATTAGCCTGGAGGCTATCTTGTTAAATAACATCAAACTTTCGCTTCAATATATTCTCCCGAAACTGTGGCTCACTCGCCTGGCGGGCTGGGGCGCAAGTAAACGTGCTGGCTGGCTGACCAAACTGGTTATTGACCTCTTTGTCAAAGCCTACAAGGTCAACATGAATGAAGCGCAGAAGCCGGATACCGCAAGCTATCGCACTTTTAATGAGTTCTTTGTCCGCGCATTGCGCGACGAGGTTCGTCCCGTTAATACCGATCCGAATGTACTGGTGATGCCTGCCGACGGCGTGATCAGCCAGTTAGGCCGCATCGAAGAAGATAAAATCTTACAGGCCAAAGGCCATAACTACAGTCTGGAAGCGCTACTGGCGGGCAACTACCAGATGGCGGATAAATTCCGCAACGGGACCTTCGCCACCACTTAC includes:
- the pflF_1 gene encoding putative formate acetyltransferase 3 (pyruvate formate lyase 3), whose protein sequence is MLLNQKLNPSTLENGSDRVKLMMMLRTFFEVHKGWHIQYNIVSRETLLEAKKHPDQYRDLVVRVAGYSAFFTALSPDAQDDIIARTEHSL
- the pflF_2 gene encoding putative formate acetyltransferase 3 (pyruvate formate lyase 3) — translated: MTTLKLDVLSDRIKAHKNALVHIVKPPVCTERAQHYTEVYQQNMDKPIPVRRALALAHHLAERTIWIKHDELIVGNQASEVRAAPIFPEYTVSWIEKEIDDLADRPGAGFAVSEDNKRVLHEICPWWRGQTVQDRCYGMFTSEQKALLETGIIKAEGNMTSGDAHLAVNFPLLLELGMDGLRAKVAERRSRINLTVLEDLHGEQFLKAIDITLEAVSLHIQRFAALARQMAQQETRETRKTELLAIAENCEVIAHEPPKTFWQALQLCYFIQLILQIESNGHSVSFGRMDQYLYPWYRRDVELEQSLTREQAIEMLHSCWLKLLEVNKIRSGSHSKASAGSPLYQNVTIGGQNLVNGVATDAVNPLSYAILESCGRLRSTQPNLSVRYHAGISDDFLDACVQVIRCGFGMPAFNNDEIVIPEFIKLGVEPEDAYQYAAIGCIETAVGGKWGYRCTGMSFINFARVMLAALEGGKDATSGKIFLPQEQALSKGNFTKFDEVLAAWDRQIRYYTRKSIEIEYVVDTMLEENVHDILCSALVDDCIERAKSIKQGGAKYDWVSGLQVGIANLGNSLAAVKKLVFDQGVIGQQQLAQALAEDFEGLTHEQLRQRLINNAPKYGNDDDSVDELLARAYQTYIDEIKHYHNPRYGRGPIGGNYYAGTSSISANVPFGAATMATPDGRKAHTPLAEGASPSSGTDHLGPTAVISSVGKLPTGSILGECC
- the pflE_1 gene encoding putative pyruvate formate-lyase 3-activating enzyme, with the protein product MEKKKSVDQIMATVLRDKPFYDRSGGGVTLSGGEPFMNPDMALALLKASHEHGIHTAVETCLHVPWHYIEPSLPYTDLFLADLKHVDDAAFKKWTDGSARRVMKNLENVAAAGKRMIIRVPLIPGFNADEASIEAITTFAAETLRVNEIHFLPYHTLGINKYHLLNQPYLAPDKPLDAPDLLDFAQSCAREKGLTATLRG
- the pflE_2 gene encoding putative pyruvate formate-lyase 3-activating enzyme — translated: MIFNIQRYSTHDGPGIRTVVFLKGCSLGCRWCQNPESRSRDRDVLFDSRLCLEGCELCQQALPDVIQRHLSGVIIHREKLEPAHLDRLQDCCPTQALTVCGEEKKR
- the fsaA gene encoding fructose-6-phosphate aldolase, yielding MELYLDTADVAAVARLARIFPLAGVTTNPSIVASGKKPLSVVLPELQEALGSKGRLFAQVMATQAEKMVDEALALREIIPDLVVKVPVTPEGLAAIKMLKTKGVPTLGTAVYGAAQGLLSALAGADYVAPYVNRVDAQGGDGIKTVTELQQLLTLHAPGSKVLAASFKTPRQALDCLLAGCEAITLPLDVAEQFISAPAVTAAVAKFEQDWQNAFGSLSLK
- the orn gene encoding oligoribonuclease — its product is MSGNENNLIWIDLEMTGLDPERDRIIEIATLVTDANLNILAEGPVIAVHQSDEQLALMDDWNVRTHTGSGLVDRVKASTQDDRAAELATLEFLKQWVPANTSPICGNSIGQDRRFLFKYMPELEAYFHYRYLDVSTLKELARRWKPEILVGLKKEGSHQALDDIRESVAELAYYREHFIKL
- the rsgA gene encoding ribosome-associated GTPase is translated as MSKNKLSKGQQRRVKANHQRRLETTEKPDYDDNLFGEPGEGVVISRFGMHADVEAADGSVHRCNIRRTIRSLVTGDRVVWRPGKGAAEGVATKGIVEAVHERTSVLTRPDFYDGVKPIAANINQIVIVSAILPELSLNIIDRYLVACEALNVEPLIVLNKIDLLDQEAMAFVNEQMDIYRQIGYPVLMVSSHQKNGLRELEAALTDRISIFAGQSGVGKSSLLNALLGLTDDSILTNDVSDVSGLGQHTTTAARLYHFPHGGDVIDSPGVREFGLWHLEPEQITQGFVEFQDYLGHCKYRDCKHDTDPGCAIREAVEQGKIAESRFDNYHRILESMSQVKTRKSFSDKDD